DNA sequence from the Cyanobacteriota bacterium genome:
ACAACTCACTTGATGCCCCTGCCCATGAGACTCAAGGGCTGGTTTAATTTCAGAACATCTTGCCTCAGCCACAGGGCACCTAGTATGAAAAGCACAACCAGAAGGAATGTCAGTAGGTTTTGGGATATCGCCTTCAAGCAAAATACGTTCTCTATCTCTTTGCTTAGGGTCTGCTATTGGAGCGGCATTGAGAAGAGCCTTAGTGTAAGGATGAAGCGGCTTGTTGAATAGATCTTCTTTGCTTGCAAGCTCTACAATCTCTCCAAGATACATTACTGCAACTCTGTCTGCGATATATTTCACTACGCCAAGATTGTGTGCAATAAAAAGAAAACTAATGCCAAGTTCTTTTTGGAGTTTTTTAAATAGCTCAAGTACCTTCCATTGAATAGAAACATCGAGCGCACTTACAGCTTCATCTGCAATGATGAACTTGGGATTGAGTGCAAGAGCGCGGGCGATACTAACACGTTGATTTTGTCCACCTGAGCACTGATGCGGATATTTAGTGAGGATAGTTTCGTCAAGTTCTACTAGGTCGATGAGTTCAAGCACGCGCTGCTTGATTTCGACGTCGCTCATTTTGCGATGAATCTTGAGCGGCTCGGCGATAGTATCAGCTATCTTGTAGCGTGGATCCAGGCTACTGAAGGGGTTCTGGAAGACCATTTGCATATCTTGGCGCTTGGCTCTAAGTTCTGCTGGCTTGAGTTTGAGTATATCCTCGCCCTCAAAGATCACTTCACCTTGATCAGCTTCAATGAGTTTGAGTATCAAACGGGCCATGGTTGATTTGCCGCAACCTGATTCACCAACTATCGTGAGGCATTCACCTGGGTGAAGCTCAAGACTAATATTGTTGACTGCTTTGAGCGTGAGGGTGGTCCTTCCCCAAATATCTTTTTTGACAGGGAAAGCCTTGCTGAGGTTTTTGACTTCTAGTAATGCTTTAGTCATCTTATTGTTGAAACGATTTTGTCTAAAATATCTTCTTGTCCAATTGCCATGACATGAATTCCTTTAAGTGGAGTTGTTTTGATGTGATCAACCAAGCCTTTGGCTAGCTCAAGTCCGCGCTTGGCAGCGTCATCTCCAGCAGCTTCCATGGCTGCCAGGTCTGAGTCAGGGACAGTAACTCCAAAAATATTCTT
Encoded proteins:
- a CDS encoding ATP-binding cassette domain-containing protein translates to MTKALLEVKNLSKAFPVKKDIWGRTTLTLKAVNNISLELHPGECLTIVGESGCGKSTMARLILKLIEADQGEVIFEGEDILKLKPAELRAKRQDMQMVFQNPFSSLDPRYKIADTIAEPLKIHRKMSDVEIKQRVLELIDLVELDETILTKYPHQCSGGQNQRVSIARALALNPKFIIADEAVSALDVSIQWKVLELFKKLQKELGISFLFIAHNLGVVKYIADRVAVMYLGEIVELASKEDLFNKPLHPYTKALLNAAPIADPKQRDRERILLEGDIPKPTDIPSGCAFHTRCPVAEARCSEIKPALESHGQGHQVSCLLV